The proteins below are encoded in one region of Panulirus ornatus isolate Po-2019 chromosome 31, ASM3632096v1, whole genome shotgun sequence:
- the LOC139758646 gene encoding uncharacterized protein codes for MSGYVDSQTWEAWFESYEVSWNNTSFIFVVSVLLSLAVVIATWMMRIPNDDSDHKQEYNERMKLQDIQEAKAEEESDNEEKEEINEKSIGNLLEFNHYLPGNVEKVQRRPSEKTIETQLSAEQIMAERKAQSEQLAAIFKMMQDQEEKFGETTIDEIKDQMKLYCG; via the exons ATGAGTGGTTATGTCGATTCACAAACTTGGGAG GCTTGGTTTGAATCATATGAAGTGTCTTGGAATAATACATCTTTCATCTTCGTTGTGTCAGTGTTACTGTCATTAGCAGTTGTCATTGCCACTTGGATGATGAGGATACCAAATGACGATAGTGATCACAAACAGGAATATAACGAAAGGATGAAGTTACAAGACATTCAAGAAGCAAAAGCAGAGGAAGAATCAGATaacgaagagaaagaagaaataaatgaGAAG AGTATAGGAAACCTGTTGGAATTTAATCACTACCTGCCAGGAAATGTGGAGAAGGTACAACGTCGACCCTCTGAGAAGACAATTGAGACACAATTGAGTGCAGAGCAGATAATGGCTGAAAGGAA GGCACAATCTGAGCAGTTGGCTGCCATTTTTAAGATGATGCAAGATCAAGAGGAAAAATTTGGAGAAACAACAATTGACGAAATAAAAGATCAGATGAAGCTTTACTGTGGCTAA